AGCGATTCAGCGGCTCAGCGCAGGCGGCTGCCGCGAGGCGCagcgcgccccccccccccccccccccccccccccccccccccccccccccccccccccccccccccccccccccccccccccccccccccccccccccccccccccccccccccccccccccccccccccccccccccccccccccccccccccccccccccccccccccccccccccccccccccccccccccccccccccccccccccccccccccccccccccccccccccccccccccccccccccccccccccccccccccccccccccccccccccccccccccccccccccccccccccccccccccccccccccccccccccccccccccccccccccccccccccccccccccccccccccccccccccccccccccccccccccccccccccccccccccccccccccccccccccccccccccccccccccccccccccccccccccccccccccccccccccccccccccccccccccccccccccccccccccccccccccccccccccccccccccccccccccccccccccccccccccccccccccccccccccccccccccccccccccccccccccccccccccccccccccccccccccccccccccccccccccccccccccccccccccccccccccccccccccccccccccccccccccccccccccccccccccccccccccccccccccccccccccccccccccccccccccccccccccccccccccccccccccccccccccccccccccccccccccccccccccccccccccccccccccccccccccccccccccccccccccccccccccccccccccccccccccccccccccccccccccccccccccccccccccccccccccccccccccccccccccccccccccccccccccccccccccccccccccccccccccccccccccccccccccccccccccccccccccccccccccccccccccccccccccccccccccccccccccccccccccccccccccccccccccccccccccccccccccccccccccccccccccccccccccccccccccccccccccccccccccccccccccccccccccccccccccccccccccccccccccccccccccccccccccccccccccccccccccccccccccccccccccccccccccccccccccccccccccccccccccccccccccccccccccccccccccccccccccccccccccccccccccccccccccccccccccccccccccccccccccccccccccccccccggctcccgCGGGATACTCTTCCAGCAGTGTTCTGCATCGCTTCTGGTGCTGTTTGCGTTTCCACTCTTGCTGAAACGGTGTTATTTGTAAAGCCTTTGAACTGGTCTTTGTTTACGTGAGAATGGTAAGACAGCCCTATAGTAATTTACTTTCTAAAAACAAACCCCGCACATGCACGCACGAAGTTTTCTTGGAAACTCAAACATTTTCATACACGGAGTATGTAAAATTGTGCCTTGTATAGTAGGTCTAAAAGCAACTTAGTGTAAGGGAGCTGGAACTACCAGCTCTCTAGAACAATACCGTGAATAACTTCGTGTGCGTGGTTGTTCTTGGTATCAGGCTTTGAGGGTTGCCACTCTTTACATGAACTAGGTTTTGGCCTCAGATCGTTGGAATTTCAATATCTCTTCCAATCTCAATCAGATCTTGGAgggaaaatacatttacagTAGACTTACTGTTACAGTACATCAAAGCTGTTGGTGTCTGTGAAGTTTTGGCATGttctgagcagccctgctctgataCTGTTGTGTTTAAAAGAATGCATGTGGGATCATCTTCAATATAAAGTTGGAGGAATAAAGATGTACTTCATGCCTTTACTTGACTctctgtaaaatttaatttcgTTTACAGGCTGTAAATTTCACTTTACTGTGAAGTAGAATTTGTGGAtttgatttttccccccctagTCTGGCCCTCAGCTTCCAAACTGCACAGATCAGAATTTTCACAGGACGATTGTCACCCTTTTGCCCCTTTTGGGCATATGGATTTTATTGTCTTTTGAGATTGCAGCTGTTGAAATGAGGTATTTTCTCTGTATCCCTCCTGTCAACAATatcttcttttccctccaaaaccttgcaagaaaatgaaaaatcccaGTCATTCTACATGGTAGAAGTCTCAACTTGAAGTTTGAAAGTAATGGGGGCTCTTGGTAACAGAGATACAAATCTTATTCTTTCATATACAGTTTCTAATCTTCCCCCAAATGGGTGTAGAAAGGATTAAGCTGTTAGTTTGTACGTGAAatatattactttaaaaaaagtatttcattaaCCTGGTTTGCTTAGCATTCATTTAACTGGAGACGAATCCTGGCTCAGTTTGCACACTTTCCTAAGTTTTTTGTATTGGGCAGTGAAACTGTTCAGCACGACAGAGCTAAAGTGATCCGTGTGCTTTGGAATCACATGtgaaattcttccattttttgtCTGCTTATCTTATTGTGGACACTTGAGAGGAGAGGAGtagaaatttgttttaaaaaaatcaagttttagGGCTTTCATGTTGATATATCTTGTGCTTATTATTTTTAGGCTTCTAGTTTTGCATGTGGAAAGCTTGTCTTTTGTCTTCAAAACTTTATGGAAAgttcaaaagctttttcttttccaagaagTGTAATTGGTCTTTCAAATCAATGTGCATATGTACTTTTTTTTGAAGAGCTTTTGTGATTTCACAggcaaatattaatttaatatatgCAACGTGTCGCTCATACAAAAGGTAAATATTAGAAATTACTATTGTTTTTTCCCTATGAAAATGTCAGTTCATAATTTTGGAGTCTGTCTTTTCTGTGGTCTGTAAGTGACTAATGTGACATTGctttgaatgtattttttgaTTGAAATGATTTTTAATACTCGAGGAGGGTAAGAGTTGTAAAAAGATCTCTGCCTTCGGCCTGTTCACTGGCCTGTGTTGGTTTTGGCAGATGAGTTTTGCAAGAAGGATTGTTTCTTTAATTAATCCTCTAttttcagcagcctggctgtgattCCCAGACCAAGTGCAGTGTTGCTTTATTTACCAGATTCAGGAGTTTATGCCAGGCTTGTGTCTTTATGCTTTTTACTGATTTGTACAGCCAGGAATTGCAGAGCCTCTGGATTCCATATTTGGAGACCTGTCTCATCCTGTGCACTACGTTGAGCACCAAGGGGCTGTTTCATAATCCTTTAAGCAGGAAAGAGCTTAAAAGGCTGAAGAGAATCCATTTCTCTAATCCTAAAACTTAAGGAAGAACTCAGATTTTTCCTCGGAGTCTTGTTGGGCAGGAgttttgcatttgcaaatgAGATTGGTTTGGAAGGAACTGATCTGACCAGAAGACCTGATACTCTGCTCTTTGCCTCCTTCCTGAATCTCTCCAGTTCCTGCATTGTTCCCTTCATTTCACTTCATTAAACAGCCACACAAGAATTATGCTGTCACAGGATCGTGTGGAGGAGGGCTGATGCAGAGGGACGTTGGAGGATGCTTGAACCAGATAACATGTTGTTGACTTGagatgttttaaattttacaaaTACTTGCCCCAGGGGAGTATCCATGCATTTCCCAGTTGCTAATCCTCTCTTAATCCACATGTAAACACAGGGACTGTGAAGTTAATACTATATGAGTATTTCAAAATTGGGGAAAAAGTCATGGGAGAAATATGGATGTATTTGAATGTACTTCTCCCTGAAAAGTGCCCAGGCTTGAATAGGTAATACATTTAGCTTTATGAAAATCTCCTTGCATGTACTTTTGAGTACAGGACTGCcactttctgttttgttgaCTGTGCAGAGAGCTGAAAATTTGTCTGTTAATCAAAATCACTGTTTTTGCCATATGTTGTGGTTGTAAAACTGAAATGCCTGAAACCTTCCAAAGTGTTGAAATGAGACAAAAACTAAACCTTCTAAAATGTGGGAAATACAGTAAAGATAATGATGTAATTTAAGAAGGGGGGTTCACAATCATTCTGTCAGTCCTGTAGGACATCACCTTCTAATTATTCTAACTCAAGATGCTGAttgtggcttttaaaaataggtgTTTCTGTAAAAGTACTTTTTAAGTTTCTCTTTAAGTAGACAGTGATGTGTAGTTAAAGATGCTAAGTAGCATCTGTTTAGTGGATCACATTTGTGTGGCTTTATTCAGTGGATTCTTTCAGTTCACCagttctcttttttaaaagtaacaatTCTGGCATCTTTAGCCTATTTTAGCATGCTAAATGACCTTGTGATAGTAACAATATCAGGGGTCCTGAAGAGTTACATATATTTCTTCTAATTCTGTTAAAAGTGCACGGTTTTACTGAAGTTGAGATTTGGACTGCCTTAAAAGAGAAGTCAGTCcaaattttcttgcattttcgtttaaaaaataaatattttaaaaggagaattttGGTGCTATTGATGAAGTTTTGAAAGACTGAAGGCCAGGCCCCTTGTTGTGCTTTTAGTGGATAATTCTTAGTTACTTAGTTTTAGATTCATAGCATGGCTTACTACAGCTGTTTCCTATGCATTTAACAAGTTTTCAGATTTTAGTAGTGTTAAGCAgggaaattgaaaaaatatttgttcttagttgaattttaatttctggcTAACAGTGGTCTGGCAAAAAttgtgaataaaattatttatgtggTAGATAAAACATAATTTGATATAGAACCTATTGGGATTGTTTTTGATATGTTATTTTTTCCATCGAATGAAGCATCCCAAACTGTTTCAGCTCTCAAGCTTAGACTCTTTCTACTCTCACTTCCGTGGTGAATATCCTGTAGCTTGTCCAAGTGAGCTGTGAACATTACCAAAGCACCAAGGCATGGGTACTATAGctgatttttcactctttctgtTTTGGGCTTTATAGTAGTTTCATAGTTCCATCTTTCTGAGTCGTGGCAGACAGGAtgtgctggcacaggttgccccattcctggaagtgttaaaaGTTGGATGAAGCCCTGAGTAAGTTGATttagtgaaagatgtccctgcctatggcagggggcttggaatTAGGTGATCTtaaagttcccttccaacccaaaccattctaggattctgtgattctgtgaaatggaATGCAAGTGAATTAGTAAGATGTACATTCTTTGTTTAAtattgtaacattttttttgttcttgataGAACAGTGTATTTTGGAATTATTCTGGTagcatgaatttatttttcctaatttgaaaagcagcatttgacATCCTGGGAATTCCAATATCATAGGAAATATGCAGTTATATAGGTAGGAAGTGAGATAGTCTAATGATCCAACACAAGACTAATagtgtttttgtttggatttttgttttttaatgtaggGATAATGATGAGACAgcaaaagaagggaaagcacCTGTGAAAGAGAAATTCCTTGCAAAAGCGAAGGCAATCCCTTCTCTTGGAAACAAGAATAGATTCCACCCCTATGCAAAGGAGAAGAACGCAGGCTCTGGAGACAAGAAGGCTGTTAATCGCAATCGAGTTTTTATTAGCAACATCCCCTATGACATGAAATGGCAAGCTATTAAAGACCTGATGAGAGAGAAAGGTAACTTATTCCTTGTAACACACTTCACACAGAAACTGATAGGGCTGAAATGCAACTGATGTGTCCTTTGAGCCACACAGACTTGATTTGACTTTCTTGTTTTGGCCTTTACTTGGTACATCTATCTCCCTTCCCCCTCTTTCATCTGAGACAATTGCATTGCAGGGTAGGCTGGGTAAATGAAGTGCTCACTATCTTCTGCCATTCTGGTGTGACAGTAGAGAGTATATGCATGACTTCATGAGTTCTTAAAGAGATTGTGTTTTGTCTAGTTGTAGTTCttgtagattttctttttctctaaggGCTATTGTATTTAAGCAACACATGAAGTGTGTTAACGTGAATAATAAGGGATGTCTTTCAAAAgttgttttgtatttctttggtGGAATCTGGCTGTGGCATTAACTTTGTCTGCATTGTCACTACTGCCATGACTGTTTGTCTGGagctttttattaaaagcttGTTACTATTGTTGCAGTTCTGATGGAGAAATCTGACTACCccaaaaatgttattttaatttggggtaaaataatgataatataTGGATTTTGTAAAAAGTTAGTTCTGTGTTTCCCTTGAAAAATTGATTCTTCAAAAGTAATGCAAAGCACACTTGGCTTTTAGGCTGTGAAAAATGCCAGACCCCCACTTCTGTAACTGCTGGTTTATCTGTTGTAAGGTGACGTGATATTTGATTGGTTGATTTACTTAAACTTCCTACTTTAGAAAGTGAGTCGCTTGCTGTGAAATATTTGATGTGTAAATTTGGTTATTATTGAAGGCAAACTTTTGATTGAAGATATTCAGGTAGAAAGTCACCTTAAAACAGGTGTTGTGAGTAGGATGATAAATATAACACTTTTCAGTGAACGTTGACGTTTCATTTGTTAGGTTAAGGGACTGTGTATATCTGAATTTGTTCACCAACTATATCATACTGGCCAAAATATGATCTGTAGTATGAATTAGGTTAAATatagttgtttgtttttagctTTTGAGAATGTGGCTGCtgcatatttctgaaaattagcTAAATTACATAGCCATTGACAGGAGGTATGTTGGTCTGGTTTTGATTGTTGGTGAATAATAGGTGAATTCTCTGTAGACTTGTGCACAGGGGCACAGTAAAGAAAGATACTGGTGTTTAAATGCATTGTCTCTTGGTATTTTCCCTTTGTATGTCTTATGTAGTTGGTGAGGTTACATACGTGGAGCTGTTTAAGGATGCTGAAGGAAAATCAAGGGTAAGTGCCGTGGGCAACAATCTGCTAGAGGTTTAAAAGTTCctcagcagttttatttttgtataataCCTGTACCAGTTATTGGAAAGTAAGTTTCATTTTTACACTGATTTTCATTAAGGTAGCCTTGAGGATTCTCTATTAGAAGTAGTCTGACACCTTCAAGTAACTCTCACTAGCTGGTTGTAAGGGACAAACTTCTGTAAATGTTAACAAATGGCATTTacttaattcttctttttagcCAACACCTTTGTCTTGGTACAAATCTGTTTCATATAAGGGATGTTCAATAAATcaatcattttatttaaattttagtgTAATATGCTTTCTTAGGGCcaataaatacaaaatgttaGCTAAGAATTTACTGGGTGAAGTGCCTGATTTCACAGCTTTGCAGGATTGGTACTTTTAAACACTGGTTTAATGTATTTACTTTCTTAAAACTAAATGGATGGAGATGGTTGGTAGCCAACAGAGTGCCTGCAATGAGACACTAATAATGAAGATTGTTAAAGCTCCTCTGATTCTTAATAATAGTCAAAACTTTGGCCAATAGCAGCTCCAAACCTGCAGCGAGAATGTGATAAATGCAGGTTTGAATCTTAACTGAGGTTGTATCAATTGTTGTAAGTTACTTTCTTTAATACTTGTTAAAACTAAAACATGCTGTCAGCTTTGCTATACTTAAAGAAATCCTCAACTCTTTGCTTTATTAGAAGGATGCTGGTGCAGTCAATAAGGTTATTTTCTTATAAGGCAATTTCTCAATTATGCTGTAGTACTGAAGAGGTATGCAGACTGCTTTTTCATTGTAGTGGTGTACTTGATGTAGGTAGATTTGAATTTTGTAGTTAGTGAACAGCTTTTAATGACATGATGAGTGTCTTGATTGGTTTTTGGTTATGTTGGgggttattttctttccacCCTTTCCCTCCCACCTCCTTTTCCCAGTTGTCCTTACATGGATCTGTGTGGCATTTTTCCAATTGTGGTTTGACTCAAAGAGTGTAAGAGACAATGTATTCTCTTGCATTTGAATGGTATGTATGCtgagaaagcaggagaaattcAGATTGGCTACCACTAAAGAGCATATATTATGGGTTTTGAAGCTGAAAATAACTTGTGTAGTTACTTAACAGTGAGCTGGGATCTTTAACTGGAATCTTCATTGCTCTGTCTTATGTGCTGACTGActtcttgtttttttgcttgttttctctttacatATGATGACAAATCTCGTGGATATAGGGTTGTGGgtaagtttctttttttacGTGTGTAGAAGCACACTGCTATTCAAACATTGTATTAGTTTTGGCATgttaaactttattttaatactCTAAATGTTTTGATCTCTTTCCAAGTGTGGTTGAATTCAAAGATGAAGAATTTGTTAAGAAGGCATTAGACACTATGAACAAATACGATCTTAGTGGAAGACCCTTGAATATTAAAGAGGTATGTTTATTGCTGCTGTGTTGAGTTTGAAGTAGTAAAGATACTAAAGCTCCTGAGATGACCATACAGTGTTTTGAGAATCTTTGATGTGTAAtttccagtttcattttttgtgaaatttttttaatggactgAACTGCCTGTTGGCTTGCAGGAGGTTGGGTACTATGCCAAGTAAACTGACAAAAAGTATGTCCTAAAGTCAAAATAATCTAATGCTGTTTTTTGTTAAAACAACTTTACTTCATACTCTCTTACCTTAGTGTCAtcagatcttttccaacctaagtaATTCTATGTTTACATTGCTTACCTGCTTCAAAATATTACACAGAATGAGCTAATTATTAGACCACTACGTATGTGGAAAAATGGGGCTGGAAATAGAGAAGTTGTGCTCTCTGGAAGGTGAAATAATGTCAGCTTTTCTATTGTATTGCTGTAGTATGTGATGGCATCTGATTCAGTTCTTCCTGTCctgttaaaattttaataatggTATTAATAAACAATACAAAACCACCAcctaattaaattaattcagttcTTGGAAGAAAGTTCGAGACTGACAGTCCTTTAGTTTGAAATCTTTTCTACTTGTCCATAGGCTAGGTACAGCATGTGAAGTGGCAGTGCACGCTTCCTCAACAAGTGCTTTGCCAATATGCCTCAACCCTCATCTGAAAGGACCCACCTCTAGAGGTGAGGGAATTAGGTCTCCATGCTAATTCAGTTCATGATCCCTCTGACGTGGACAAGCGTATTTCTTAGTTGATAATTTTGATGGGCTTATGCAGAATTTCAAGCAGTACCATTTTGTTTGTTGCCAGTCCAGTTGTTGATGGTTAAGTGACTTTGTTTGTGCCCACGTTTCAGGATCCTGAAGGAGAACATGCCCGTAGGGCACTGCAGCGGGGAGGAGGGCAGTTTCCAGGAGGACATGGACCTGATGCAGCACCTGGAATGATGAATTTACCACCTTCTATTCTCAATAATCCAAACATTCCTCCTGAGGTTATCAGTAATTTGCAAGCAGGCAGGCTTGGATCCACTATTTTTGTTGCTAATGTAAGCTTTAAACTGTGTTTTATAACTTTAATGTTTGATCTTTGTCAGGCATCTTATACCTGTGTAGTTCAGTTTAATTATAAAGAGGAGGTTGGAAATAGTTCACAGTTAGTATATTCAGTTGAAAATATTTGGTATGTGTTCAGATTTTGGACATGGAAAGTTACATTAAACTCTTGAGACTGACATGCACTTCTAAGTATTGCAGTCATCTGTTgattcaaaaaatattttatacatcttttcagtatttacaattgcatttctttttttattaaatatgtaCTTCAGTTTATCTTGCTAGTTACTTTAGACTAACACAGTAAAGTTCCAACAAATACAGTGGTTCAAGTACTTTATTAGCACAAAAGACTACTGTATTTATATGAGGTCTTGTGGAATTACAACTGCTCTTCTCAAGAACCAACCCAATGGTAGCATGTTAATTATAGTAAAATACATGCATGCAATAAATTGTTGACTTTTTGGACTTTGGCGCAGTGCACATGTATTACAAAATATCAAGTATTTACAGTTATCAAGCATTTTGTCAATGAAGAGTTAACAGCAATGCAGAAAGTCTTTTCTAAATGTAATGGCAGAACAGAGATGTGCCCTGAAATCACtgatgtatttctgtgtttaagCTTGACTTCAAAGTTGGCTGGAAGAAACTGAAGGAGGTATTCAGCATTGCTGGAACTGTGAAGCGTGCAGACATCAAAGAGGATAAAGATGGCAAGAGTCGAGGAATGGGAACAGTTACCTTTGAACAAGCAATTGAAGCTGTTCAAGCAATATGTATCcttggttttgaaaaataattggtCATATATTGATTAATCTTTAATGGTTGTGCAATGTGTAGTTTTGCAAATGGTGCTTGTTTGCCTTCTATGATACAGGGACTAGAGTGTAATACTGTGCAAATTACATTTGTAATGACTGAATTTGCTACTAAATTCTAGAAGTTCCTCATGATgttgaacaaaattaaaatggctGGCAGTGTGGCAATTGTGAAAGTAATGTACCTAACAGCATGTATTGCATCTTCTGGCCCTTGAATTGGGTTTCTGAAGATAAGGTAGGGAAAGATAACTCATAGTAATTGTACAGAGATATAAGAAGTTATTACATTGGTTCTTCAGAAACAGTTAAAATTGCTTTCTTAAGATTCCTTGACTTGCATTTCTTCAGCTATGTTCAATGGACAATTCCTGTTTGATAGACCCATGCATGTTAAAATGGTAAGTTGCTTTCATGTCTGTCTACTTTATATGTCTCTGCCAAGACATTGTAAGGATCATAGCATAACATCTTTGTTTTCTATCAGGATGACAAATCAGTTCCTCATGAAGACTTCCGTGTTGTGGACAGCAAAAGCTCACAATTACCTCGTGAGTGCACGCTCTCTTTTCTACTCCTTGCACTTAGCATATGGTGATCCATTTTTTAGTATAGTTTAGTAATACTTTTGCTTACTGTGGTCCCTATCATACAGAGGAAGGTCTCTCTTCTGATAAtacttactttttcttttgtttttgaggTGGTCTTGGTGGCATTGGTATGGGACTTGGACCAGGTGGACAGCCCATCAGTGCAACACAGCTGAGCATGGGTGGTGGAATGGGGAGCATGGGTCCAGGAGGTAAGTacatattcttcatttttaagtTATACAGAGCtagtttaaaaatttaaaagtttgaaattgtcatttttgtgtttggaaaaaTGTCAGACTTTTGACAAAGCAAGCCTTGTGTAGTTTGCTTTTGAGATTTTAACTCTgtctggctttttaaaaatccattaagGTTTACTAagtattgtttatttttttggtttaaagGTATGGGAATAGACGGCCCAGGATTTGGTGGAATGAGTAGAATGGGAGGCGGTACGTGCAATGAAgttttttgcattaaatatttcttttaatactgtatagaaaacacttttccttattttacaGGACTTCCTGGATTTCGTGGAATGGAAGGAATGCCTAACATGGGAGGATTTGGAGTCAACCGAATGGGAGGTAGTTGAACACCGTTCCTGTACACCTATTGTTttgtcaatatttatttattaaaagctCTCCATTTAGGGGTGGGTAATATGGATGAGTTCAAATGAAGTAGCTGCATGAGTGGAGACCTAGGAACTGGCAGGAGAGTTTAGTGTGTAATAGGTGCCTCTGACTTGTGCAGTAGACTCACTTCTATTTAAACAAGCAGCTGTGAAACAAGCATTGTAGGAGCATCAACTTAGATGTAAGTAACAGAATATTcgtgtttttttgctttgttctttacagaaatgtttCGTGGTGGAATGGGAGCAAACATGGAAAGAGAATTTGGTCGTGGTGACATGGCATTGAATCGTGGTTTTGGAGAGTCTTTTGGGAGGATGGGTATGGTAACTGTTAAATTTTCTGTGACATAGTACTGGAAGAATTTTGCTAGAAGAAGAGGAGACCTGGTTTCATTTGGTCATCTTCTGTGCCTTCTCCCCCAGTCATTACTGTGAGGATGTAATCTGAGTGTTCATTACAGTTACCACTTAAGACAGAGGTTCaggtttggagggttttttcaCCTCTGTAAAATATAAATGGAATAACATATTTGCGGAAAGCATTTACCTTCATGCTGTTTATTTTGTGGTATATTAAATCTTTAGGGTGTTGAAGTATATGCTTTGGATAATCCTGAACAAGCTGGCCATTTACAGCCTTTGTAATTTCTGTAAGCCTGTTTTGCAAATGCATGGTATAATACTGTTTTTACTGCACATCAGGTAGCATTGGACAGGAGTGTTGGATTTTGGTGCCTTCAGTTTTTATCCTGCCTTCTGAGCTCATACAGCTCAGAATGGTATTTATTGGCCTCTTCTGTACCTGAGCCAGCATTATTTTGTTTATAGATGACGTCTTGTTGGCAGTGGGGTTGCCTCGAATGAGTTACTCTTCCATCTGCAGGGGCATGGAAGAGCTCAACAGTAGAGCCTTCTTGCACTTTGTTACTATGCTGTTACGTggatgaatcacagaatcactgaggctggaaaagattACAGAGTCCTGCCTTTAacccaacactgccaagtccaccactaaaccaggtCACCAAGAGCCACATGTACTcatcttttaaatcccttcagggatggtgactccaccactttgTTGGTCAGCCTGTTTGTATGATTGACAACTCTTCCTGTGAAAcgttttttcctaatatccaatctaaatctccctGGTTtaacttgaggccatttcctcttgttctatTGCTTGTTACTTGGTAGAAGAGACTGGTCCCCATatctctgcagcctcctttcaaGGAGTTACAGAGAGCACAAAGGTCCTCCCTGAGGCTCTTTCtgtcca
The sequence above is drawn from the Ficedula albicollis isolate OC2 chromosome 10, FicAlb1.5, whole genome shotgun sequence genome and encodes:
- the MYEF2 gene encoding myelin expression factor 2 isoform X3, translated to MKWQAIKDLMREKVGEVTYVELFKDAEGKSRGCGVVEFKDEEFVKKALDTMNKYDLSGRPLNIKEDPEGEHARRALQRGGGQFPGGHGPDAAPGMMNLPPSILNNPNIPPEVISNLQAGRLGSTIFVANLDFKVGWKKLKEVFSIAGTVKRADIKEDKDGKSRGMGTVTFEQAIEAVQAISMFNGQFLFDRPMHVKMDDKSVPHEDFRVVDSKSSQLPRGLGGIGMGLGPGGQPISATQLSMGGGMGSMGPGGMGIDGPGFGGMSRMGGGMPNMGGFGVNRMGEMFRGGMGANMEREFGRGDMALNRGFGESFGRMGGAMIGVFAGGMGAPSMGPVRSGMSGGMGGMNNMAGGMGMDRMGSGFDRMGPAMGGGLDRNMDIDRGFVPGPMGSGMRERLGSKGNQIFVRNLPFDLTWQKLKEKFSQCGHVMFAEIKMENGKSKGCGTVRFDSPESAEKACRIMNGIKISGREIDVRLDRNA
- the MYEF2 gene encoding myelin expression factor 2 isoform X7, coding for MNKYDLSGRPLNIKEDPEGEHARRALQRGGGQFPGGHGPDAAPGMMNLPPSILNNPNIPPEVISNLQAGRLGSTIFVANLDFKVGWKKLKEVFSIAGTVKRADIKEDKDGKSRGMGTVTFEQAIEAVQAISMFNGQFLFDRPMHVKMDDKSVPHEDFRVVDSKSSQLPRGLGGIGMGLGPGGQPISATQLSMGGGMGSMGPGGMGIDGPGFGGMSRMGGGLPGFRGMEGMPNMGGFGVNRMGGKMFRGGMGANMEREFGRGDMALNRGFGESFGRMGGAMIGVFAGGMGAPSMGPVRSGMSGGMGGMNNMAGGMGMDRMGSGFDRMGPAMGGGLDRNMDIDRGFVPGPMGSGMRERLGSKGNQIFVRNLPFDLTWQKLKEKFSQCGHVMFAEIKMENGKSKGCGTVRFDSPESAEKACRIMNGIKISGREIDVRLDRNA